The DNA window TTGCATTTATCACGGCATACTCCTGACTAGATCGGCTTCATTGATATTGAGGGCGGATGAAAGTTCCAGCATCATTTTTTTATAGGCCAAGCGATCATCCAGAAGCTGTTGCCGGGCTTTGGTCATTTCATTCCGGCTGTCCTCCAGAACCAGGGATTCCACGGCGCCGTTCCGGAAACCCTGTTCGGTCAGCTCATAGGTTCGTTCCGCCAGCTGTACCCTGAGCTGTGATATCTCGATGTTGCCCCAGGAATTTCTAAGGTTCGTGGTAAGGGACCGGATCGCCGTCATAGCTTCATTTTCGGTATTTTTCAGATCCAGCCGCGCCTTTTCAATATCCGTGTTGGCGGTCCTGATGGTTTGGTTGGCCTTTGTCCCGGGGATCCAGCTTTCAAGGGGGATACTCAGGGTAAGGCTGCCGCTCAGTCTGTCGGAAAAATTTTCGTTTATGTCATTGCCCGAAGAATCGCCCTGCCATCGCCCAGCCAGGCTGAGGGACGGGGCGCGGCCATTCCTGGTTTTCTGCAGTTCCACAAGTTCGAGCTTTTCAATCTCCTGGCGCGCTCTGATAATGTCCGGCCGGGAGGAGAGATGTTCCCGGATCAGATCCTCCGTTTCCGCTTCAAGCCGGGTGATAGCTATTTCACCCTCCAAAATCACCGGGGTATTCTGATCCAGACCTAAGA is part of the Treponema primitia ZAS-1 genome and encodes:
- a CDS encoding TolC family protein, whose product is MKSVSLCGFLALFLLISASPVSSQESSPPIALNLDRAVELAQENSIDLQKRFIDLSNAEYAANRLWSELFPGISTSLGLSYGTPLFSGDGFQGSSDNLNYTASMGLSFQLNSTLSPAMRITKLDYQTSLLAYENARRVLGIGISGTFYSLIAEKEKLSLLEGTRKLAEQQLEKSRTSFRNGMIGELGYLQSQLSAETAHLDLSRAEASYADNLGKFLVLLGLDQNTPVILEGEIAITRLEAETEDLIREHLSSRPDIIRARQEIEKLELVELQKTRNGRAPSLSLAGRWQGDSSGNDINENFSDRLSGSLTLSIPLESWIPGTKANQTIRTANTDIEKARLDLKNTENEAMTAIRSLTTNLRNSWGNIEISQLRVQLAERTYELTEQGFRNGAVESLVLEDSRNEMTKARQQLLDDRLAYKKMMLELSSALNINEADLVRSMP